Proteins from a genomic interval of Amycolatopsis sp. cg13:
- a CDS encoding ATP-dependent helicase: MDPVANDVLDLFSPATSTWFAGAFAAPTAAQEGAWRAAHAGQHALVVAPTGSGKTLSAFLWALDRLAAEPPPANPRERCRILYVSPLKALAVDVQRNLRAPLAGISQAAHRLGLPAPEIEVGMRTGDTTAAERRSFGKTPPDVLVTTPESLFLILTSSARESLKGVETVIVDEVHAVAGGKRGAHLALSLERLDALLPKPAQRIGLSATVRPVDEVSAFLAGGRPVTVVQPKLAKTIQVRVEVPVEDMANLDGPAPSPMERLDDLTSLSQLPSEGGIGTQEEVAGAAVKRPSIWPAVEERVLELIRAHRSTIVFGNSRRLTERLTARLNELASEQTGLSQSDAFPAEAVGQSGVTSGAEPVIARAHHGSMSREQRTHVEEELKSGRLPCVVATSSLELGIDMGAVDLVVQIEAPPTVASGLQRVGRAGHQVGAVSSGVMFPKFRGDLVSCAVVAERMATGAIEAVRYPRNPLDVLAQHVVAMVALEPWTVPELAALVRRAAPFSSLPDDALHAVLDMLAGRYPSEEFGELRARITWDRVGGELRGRPGSQRLAVTSGGTIPDRGLFTVMTPGDEGKPGSRVGEFDEEMVYESRVGDTILLGTSSWRITDITHDRVIVVPAPGQPARMPFWKGDAAGRPLELGRALGAFVRELSTSDTPAARDRAAAAGLDQRACDNLLAYLEEQKSATRHVPNDRVILLERYRDELGDWRIVLHSPFGAQVNAPWALAIAARLRENRGVDAQVAHSDDGIVLRLPDALDADGGEVTIGADDVLLDPEEVEQLIVAEVGGSAVFAARFRECAARSLLLPRRDPRRRTPLWQQRQRASQLLSVAAKYERFPVVLEAMREVLQDVYDVGGLRELMSDVRARKVRLVEVETPAASPFARSLLFGYVGMFLYETDAPLAERRAAALSLDSALLAELLGTEAIRELLDPEAVAEVERSLQRLDPDRHARSAEDAADLLRFLGDLSIPEAAERGIQPEWLAELASARRAIQVRIGGEERYLAIEDAGRVRDALGVALPVGVPEAFTEPVADPVGDLLGRYARTHGPFSATAAADRFGLGTAVVTGVLDRLTGEGRLVRGELSPVGHPETHGVGVEYCDAAVLRRLRRASLARLRAEVEPVEPAALGRFLPAWHGIGARLRSAPTADDVLSVVEQLAGAPLPASAVESLILPSRLPGYSPALLDELTTAGEVTWAGCGALSGGDGWLALAPSDVADLLLPEVEENPPTSPLHEAIVTALEGGALFFRQLVDRVTPGLEQPPDDGAVVSALWDLVWAGLVTGDTLAPLRAQVAGHGAHKPRRQAPRGRYARMRAGRPAMPSRTGPPTAAGRWALTPPRETEPTRRAHARTEAFLERHGVLTRGALDTERVTGGFSGIYKVLRGMEDTGQVIRGYVVEGLGAAQFAAKGAVDRLRALSSTAPATASRNDSARAVVLAAADPAQPYGAALSWPAATGDTKHRPARKAGALAVLVDGIPALYVERGGRSLLSFTEERGSLQAAAAALSTAVREGWLGQLAVQRADGEHALTSELAEILQEAGFRATPKGLRLRA, translated from the coding sequence ATGGATCCCGTGGCAAACGACGTCCTCGACCTCTTCTCCCCGGCGACCAGCACCTGGTTCGCCGGAGCCTTCGCCGCCCCGACGGCAGCGCAGGAAGGGGCCTGGCGGGCCGCACACGCCGGGCAGCACGCCCTGGTCGTGGCGCCCACCGGGTCCGGCAAGACGCTGTCCGCGTTCCTGTGGGCACTGGACCGGCTGGCGGCGGAACCTCCGCCGGCGAATCCGCGCGAGCGGTGCCGGATCCTCTATGTCTCGCCGTTGAAAGCGCTGGCGGTCGACGTGCAGCGCAACCTGCGCGCGCCGCTGGCCGGCATCTCGCAGGCCGCGCACCGGCTCGGCCTGCCCGCGCCGGAGATCGAGGTCGGCATGCGCACCGGCGACACCACGGCGGCGGAGCGCCGGTCGTTCGGGAAGACCCCGCCGGACGTGCTGGTCACCACGCCGGAGTCGCTGTTTCTCATCCTCACGTCCTCGGCGCGGGAGTCGCTGAAGGGCGTCGAGACGGTGATCGTCGACGAGGTGCACGCCGTCGCGGGCGGCAAACGCGGCGCGCACCTGGCGTTGTCGCTGGAACGGCTCGACGCGCTGCTGCCCAAGCCAGCCCAGCGCATCGGGCTGTCGGCAACCGTGCGCCCGGTCGACGAGGTGAGCGCGTTCCTCGCCGGCGGCCGCCCGGTCACGGTCGTGCAGCCGAAGCTCGCGAAGACGATCCAGGTGCGGGTAGAGGTGCCGGTCGAGGACATGGCGAACCTCGACGGCCCGGCCCCGTCGCCGATGGAGCGGCTCGACGACCTCACGTCGCTGTCGCAGTTGCCGTCGGAGGGCGGGATCGGCACCCAGGAAGAGGTGGCCGGCGCGGCGGTGAAGCGGCCGTCGATCTGGCCCGCGGTCGAGGAGCGGGTGCTGGAGCTGATCCGCGCGCACCGCTCCACCATTGTGTTCGGCAACTCGCGGCGGCTCACCGAACGGCTCACCGCGCGGCTCAACGAACTCGCGTCCGAGCAGACCGGTCTGTCTCAGAGCGACGCGTTCCCGGCGGAGGCGGTCGGGCAGTCCGGGGTCACGTCGGGTGCGGAGCCGGTCATCGCGCGGGCACACCACGGGTCGATGTCCCGCGAGCAGCGCACCCATGTCGAAGAGGAACTGAAGTCCGGGCGGCTGCCGTGCGTCGTGGCCACGTCGTCGCTCGAACTCGGCATCGACATGGGCGCGGTGGATCTGGTCGTGCAGATCGAGGCTCCGCCCACCGTGGCGTCCGGGCTGCAGCGCGTCGGCCGTGCCGGGCACCAGGTCGGAGCGGTGTCGTCCGGCGTGATGTTCCCGAAGTTCCGCGGCGACCTGGTGTCGTGCGCGGTGGTCGCGGAACGGATGGCGACCGGGGCGATCGAGGCGGTGCGGTACCCGCGCAACCCGCTCGACGTGCTGGCTCAGCACGTCGTGGCGATGGTGGCGCTCGAACCGTGGACGGTGCCGGAGCTGGCGGCGCTCGTCCGGCGGGCGGCGCCGTTCAGCTCGCTGCCGGACGACGCGCTGCACGCGGTGCTCGACATGCTCGCCGGCCGCTACCCGAGCGAGGAGTTCGGCGAGCTGCGGGCACGGATCACGTGGGACCGGGTCGGCGGCGAACTGCGCGGACGGCCGGGTTCGCAGCGGCTGGCCGTCACGTCCGGCGGCACGATCCCCGATCGCGGGCTGTTCACCGTGATGACGCCGGGCGACGAAGGCAAACCCGGCTCGCGCGTGGGCGAGTTCGACGAGGAGATGGTGTACGAATCGCGGGTCGGCGACACGATTCTGCTCGGCACCTCGTCGTGGCGGATCACTGACATCACCCATGACCGGGTGATCGTCGTGCCCGCCCCGGGCCAGCCCGCCCGGATGCCGTTCTGGAAGGGCGACGCCGCCGGACGGCCGCTGGAACTGGGGCGGGCGCTCGGCGCGTTCGTCCGCGAACTGTCCACTTCGGACACTCCGGCGGCGAGGGACCGGGCCGCCGCGGCCGGTCTCGACCAGCGCGCCTGCGACAACCTGCTGGCGTATCTGGAAGAACAGAAGTCGGCGACCCGGCACGTGCCCAATGACCGGGTCATCCTGCTCGAACGCTACCGCGACGAGCTGGGCGACTGGCGGATCGTGCTGCACTCGCCGTTCGGCGCGCAGGTCAACGCTCCGTGGGCGCTCGCGATCGCCGCCCGGCTGCGGGAAAACCGCGGCGTCGACGCCCAGGTGGCGCACTCCGACGACGGCATCGTGCTGCGGCTGCCCGACGCGCTCGACGCCGACGGCGGCGAAGTCACCATCGGCGCCGACGACGTCCTGCTGGACCCGGAGGAGGTCGAGCAGCTGATCGTGGCGGAGGTCGGCGGTTCGGCGGTCTTCGCGGCGCGGTTCCGGGAGTGTGCGGCACGCTCGCTGCTTCTGCCGCGGCGTGATCCGCGGCGGCGTACTCCGTTGTGGCAGCAACGGCAACGGGCGTCGCAGCTGTTGTCGGTGGCGGCGAAGTACGAGCGGTTCCCGGTGGTGCTGGAGGCCATGCGTGAGGTCCTGCAGGACGTCTACGACGTCGGCGGACTGCGGGAGCTGATGTCGGACGTCCGGGCGCGCAAGGTGCGGCTGGTCGAGGTGGAGACGCCGGCCGCGTCGCCGTTCGCGCGGAGTCTGTTGTTCGGTTACGTCGGGATGTTCCTGTACGAGACAGACGCCCCGCTGGCCGAACGGCGGGCCGCGGCGCTGTCGCTGGATTCCGCGCTGCTGGCTGAATTGCTGGGCACGGAAGCGATTCGCGAGCTGCTCGACCCCGAGGCCGTGGCCGAGGTCGAACGGTCGTTGCAGCGGCTCGATCCAGACCGGCACGCAAGGTCGGCAGAGGACGCGGCGGACTTGTTGCGGTTTCTCGGCGATCTGTCCATCCCGGAAGCCGCAGAGCGCGGGATCCAGCCGGAATGGCTGGCAGAACTCGCCTCGGCCCGGCGTGCGATCCAGGTGCGCATCGGCGGCGAAGAGCGGTATCTGGCCATCGAGGACGCCGGGCGGGTGCGAGACGCGCTGGGCGTCGCGCTTCCGGTCGGCGTGCCCGAGGCGTTCACCGAGCCGGTGGCGGATCCGGTGGGCGATCTGCTCGGCCGCTACGCGCGGACTCACGGTCCGTTCTCCGCGACAGCGGCGGCGGATCGGTTCGGGTTAGGAACAGCCGTTGTCACCGGAGTGCTCGACCGGCTCACCGGTGAAGGCAGGCTGGTCCGCGGCGAGCTGAGTCCGGTCGGCCATCCGGAAACCCATGGCGTGGGCGTCGAATACTGCGACGCGGCCGTGCTGCGGCGGTTGCGGCGCGCGTCGCTCGCCCGACTGCGGGCAGAGGTCGAGCCCGTGGAACCGGCGGCGCTGGGCCGGTTCTTGCCCGCGTGGCACGGAATCGGCGCGCGGCTGCGGTCCGCGCCGACGGCCGACGACGTGCTGTCGGTGGTCGAACAGCTCGCCGGTGCGCCCTTGCCGGCGAGCGCGGTGGAGTCGCTGATCCTGCCCAGCCGGTTGCCGGGCTACTCCCCCGCGCTGCTCGACGAACTCACCACCGCGGGCGAGGTCACCTGGGCGGGCTGCGGCGCCCTCTCCGGCGGAGACGGCTGGCTGGCGCTGGCACCGTCCGACGTCGCGGATCTGCTGCTGCCCGAGGTCGAGGAGAATCCGCCGACCAGCCCGCTGCACGAAGCGATCGTGACGGCGCTGGAAGGCGGAGCTCTGTTCTTCCGGCAGCTTGTCGACCGGGTCACGCCGGGCCTGGAGCAACCGCCGGACGACGGCGCCGTGGTATCCGCGTTGTGGGATCTGGTGTGGGCCGGGCTGGTCACCGGCGACACACTCGCGCCGCTACGTGCGCAGGTCGCAGGCCATGGCGCACACAAGCCGCGGCGGCAAGCACCACGCGGCCGATATGCCCGCATGCGCGCTGGGCGTCCGGCGATGCCCTCACGCACCGGACCGCCAACCGCAGCCGGCCGATGGGCACTGACCCCACCTCGGGAAACCGAGCCGACTCGGCGTGCGCATGCCCGCACCGAGGCGTTTCTGGAACGGCACGGCGTCCTCACCCGGGGTGCGCTCGACACCGAACGGGTCACCGGCGGTTTTTCCGGGATCTACAAGGTGTTGCGCGGCATGGAGGACACCGGGCAGGTCATTCGCGGCTACGTCGTCGAAGGTCTCGGCGCCGCGCAGTTCGCTGCGAAGGGCGCAGTCGACCGGCTGCGCGCCCTCTCCAGCACCGCGCCCGCAACTGCGAGCCGCAACGACAGCGCTCGTGCCGTAGTTCTCGCCGCCGCGGACCCAGCACAGCCGTACGGCGCGGCGCTGTCCTGGCCTGCCGCGACTGGCGACACGAAACACCGGCCAGCGCGCAAAGCCGGAGCGCTCGCGGTGCTGGTCGACGGGATCCCGGCCCTGTACGTCGAACGCGGCGGCCGCTCGTTGCTGAGCTTCACCGAGGAACGCGGTTCGCTGCAAGCCGCCGCGGCCGCCTTGTCGACCGCGGTCCGGGAGGGCTGGCTGGGTCAGCTGGCCGTCCAGCGCGCGGACGGAGAGCACGCGCTGACCTCGGAGCTGGCCGAGATCCTGCAGGAAGCCGGCTTCCGCGCGACGCCGAAGGGACTCCGTTTGAGAGCTTGA
- the def gene encoding peptide deformylase, giving the protein MAMRELRYFGDPVLKSVCDPVTTFDSKIEALVKDLLDSVQPEGRAGLAAPQIGVGLRVFSYDVGGLTGYVINPEIAHLSEETHEIGEGCLSVPELWFPTVRAKHAVVRGVDLRNEPIEVEGVDVLAQCLQHETDHLDGKLYLDRLTPERKKQALREARGKDWFWNR; this is encoded by the coding sequence ATGGCGATGCGCGAGTTGCGCTATTTCGGTGACCCGGTGCTCAAGTCCGTGTGCGACCCGGTGACCACGTTCGACAGCAAGATCGAGGCGCTGGTGAAGGACCTCCTCGACAGCGTGCAGCCGGAGGGCCGGGCCGGGCTCGCGGCGCCGCAGATCGGGGTCGGGCTGCGGGTGTTCAGCTACGACGTCGGCGGGCTGACCGGGTACGTCATCAACCCGGAGATCGCCCACCTCTCCGAGGAGACGCACGAAATCGGCGAGGGCTGCCTGTCCGTGCCGGAACTGTGGTTCCCGACAGTCCGCGCGAAGCACGCCGTCGTGCGCGGCGTCGACCTGCGCAACGAGCCGATCGAGGTCGAGGGCGTCGACGTGCTGGCTCAGTGCCTCCAGCACGAAACCGACCACCTCGACGGAAAGCTCTACCTCGACCGGCTCACTCCCGAGCGGAAGAAGCAGGCGCTGCGCGAGGCGCGGGGCAAAGACTGGTTCTGGAACCGCTGA
- a CDS encoding N-acetyltransferase family protein, whose product MGNQELRAPAASARAVARDSVVETSAGGLRDSTATALSAARRAIADPGCRAPMLRSVLAADLVTLVPASEANPGRTEGGHRAVFPFSDGTAFVARRRWVAFAESELAQAAAFLELLAAAEQNLAGPVVLDRPDGAAVVLRIGTPRDIDAIGAVHLRCSAKTLFNRYHTGLRTVPRKWLHRLLMPPRGTSLLAVCGRDVIGFGQLISQRDGTAEVSLLVEDAWQRQGIGTALLARLVVLAAADGITELTAVRLPSNDAMARTAARAGLHVETSPDDGTVLRLFAARTPQTPGTPQTVSGSRTSLCPAPRAAPASSARE is encoded by the coding sequence ATGGGGAATCAGGAGCTGCGCGCCCCGGCAGCATCCGCCCGTGCCGTCGCGCGGGATTCGGTTGTCGAAACCAGTGCTGGCGGACTTCGCGACTCGACCGCGACTGCTCTCAGCGCCGCACGGCGGGCGATCGCTGATCCCGGGTGTCGTGCTCCGATGCTGCGGTCGGTCCTAGCCGCCGACCTCGTCACGCTCGTTCCGGCGAGCGAGGCCAACCCGGGACGTACGGAGGGCGGGCACCGGGCGGTCTTTCCCTTCAGCGACGGGACAGCATTCGTCGCGCGGCGGCGGTGGGTGGCGTTCGCTGAATCAGAACTCGCTCAGGCTGCGGCTTTCCTGGAACTACTCGCCGCGGCGGAGCAGAATCTGGCTGGGCCGGTGGTGCTCGACCGTCCGGACGGTGCCGCGGTGGTTCTGCGGATTGGTACTCCGCGCGACATCGACGCGATCGGCGCGGTGCATCTTCGTTGTTCGGCGAAGACGTTGTTCAACCGCTACCACACTGGGCTGCGCACGGTTCCCCGCAAATGGCTGCACCGCTTGCTCATGCCACCGCGCGGAACGAGTTTGCTCGCGGTGTGCGGCCGGGACGTGATCGGGTTCGGGCAGTTGATCTCTCAGCGTGACGGCACGGCTGAGGTATCGCTGCTCGTCGAGGATGCTTGGCAGCGACAGGGAATCGGCACGGCGTTGCTTGCTCGGCTGGTCGTCCTCGCCGCAGCGGACGGGATTACGGAACTGACCGCGGTCCGTCTTCCGAGCAATGACGCCATGGCCCGGACTGCTGCGCGCGCCGGGCTGCACGTCGAGACCAGTCCGGACGACGGCACGGTGCTCCGGCTTTTCGCAGCCCGGACGCCCCAGACGCCCGGGACGCCGCAGACGGTCAGCGGTTCCAGAACCAGTCTTTGCCCCGCGCCTCGCGCAGCGCCTGCTTCTTCCGCTCGGGAGTGA
- a CDS encoding VOC family protein codes for MAPRLVHLAIAAEQPARLARFWSDLLAWHTTAESPDEVQPAANDGCDLNLVFTRSSRPKTTKNRLHLDLSSTSAENQRETVARAVSLGARPIDIGQRDVPWIVLADPEDNEFCVLEPRQKYANSGALAAIVVDAADPARLARFWSPLTAWPITADEPSITTLRNPTGRGPTLEFLRAKTPKHDRNRLHLELAPARHDDHAAETRRLQAAGAHLLGQTDFADPEDNEFRLLTPH; via the coding sequence ATGGCACCCCGTCTGGTCCACCTGGCCATCGCCGCCGAACAACCAGCCCGCCTGGCCCGGTTCTGGTCCGACCTCCTCGCCTGGCACACCACGGCGGAATCCCCCGACGAGGTCCAGCCCGCAGCGAACGACGGCTGCGACCTCAACCTGGTCTTCACCCGGTCGTCCCGCCCGAAGACCACCAAAAACCGGCTGCACCTAGACCTCTCCAGCACCTCTGCTGAGAATCAGCGCGAAACCGTCGCCCGAGCCGTTTCCCTAGGCGCACGCCCGATCGACATCGGTCAGCGCGACGTCCCGTGGATCGTCCTGGCAGACCCCGAAGACAACGAGTTCTGCGTCCTGGAACCCCGCCAGAAATACGCCAATTCCGGTGCCCTGGCAGCGATCGTCGTGGACGCGGCGGACCCCGCACGCCTAGCCCGCTTCTGGTCCCCGCTCACAGCCTGGCCGATCACCGCCGACGAGCCCTCGATCACCACCCTCCGCAACCCCACCGGCCGCGGCCCCACCCTCGAATTCCTCCGCGCGAAAACCCCAAAGCACGACCGAAACCGCCTCCACCTGGAACTAGCCCCGGCCCGCCACGACGACCACGCCGCCGAAACCCGCCGTCTCCAAGCCGCCGGTGCCCACCTGCTCGGCCAGACCGACTTCGCAGACCCGGAAGACAACGAATTCCGCCTGCTCACCCCACACTGA
- a CDS encoding maleylpyruvate isomerase family mycothiol-dependent enzyme → MSRELGTVDHGRLLEAFSAEAQLLGEVAHSASPDSPVPTAPGWTLNELLKHVGAVYWQVLGWIREGRRPELWREPLPGQPVVDFYSAARTELEIELADHDPASRAATWWSADPTHGFWRRRMLHETLVHRVDAENAAGTGDSTVPDDLAADGVDEALTLYFGHKLTTMGISGTRNGTVGFHTGGHSWIARAGPGETEAWRCSPREADAADAIVTGSPENVYLWLWGRVPVTMVHTDGDHELSAQTWALLRLATR, encoded by the coding sequence ATGTCGCGTGAACTCGGCACGGTCGACCACGGCCGGTTGCTCGAGGCGTTCTCCGCGGAGGCGCAGCTGCTGGGGGAGGTGGCGCACTCGGCGTCGCCCGATTCGCCGGTGCCCACCGCCCCGGGCTGGACGTTGAACGAGCTGCTCAAGCACGTCGGCGCCGTGTACTGGCAGGTGCTCGGCTGGATCCGCGAAGGCCGCCGCCCCGAGCTGTGGCGCGAGCCCCTGCCCGGCCAGCCGGTCGTCGACTTCTACTCCGCCGCCCGCACCGAACTCGAGATAGAACTGGCCGACCACGACCCGGCCTCCCGAGCCGCCACCTGGTGGTCCGCCGACCCGACCCACGGTTTCTGGCGCCGTCGCATGCTCCACGAAACCCTCGTGCACCGAGTGGACGCCGAAAACGCGGCCGGCACCGGAGACTCGACAGTCCCGGACGACTTGGCCGCCGACGGCGTCGACGAGGCCCTCACCCTCTACTTCGGACACAAGCTCACCACCATGGGCATCTCGGGAACCCGAAACGGCACAGTGGGTTTCCACACCGGAGGCCACAGCTGGATCGCGAGAGCGGGCCCCGGCGAAACAGAAGCCTGGCGCTGCTCTCCCAGGGAAGCCGACGCCGCGGACGCGATAGTCACCGGCTCGCCCGAGAACGTGTACCTCTGGCTCTGGGGAAGAGTCCCGGTGACCATGGTCCACACCGACGGCGACCACGAGCTGTCCGCCCAAACCTGGGCCCTGCTGCGACTGGCCACCAGGTGA
- a CDS encoding SAV_6107 family HEPN domain-containing protein — MHHVPEPALPSSPPPRQVVHRSRAAVRPSAESAAHRSGAPGQPQLPLSLRPPVAPEAVTLLAQANRGLDNAENEHDPAERFIGAYLAALRGAGAVLAVRGRPRRGRGRPASGWVLLDAVAPELREWSAFFADHSETRAAAEAGITGRVTAELAAGLLQATAQFLELVRRVVHGLPMSGEAHVA, encoded by the coding sequence GTGCACCACGTCCCTGAACCCGCCCTGCCCAGTTCTCCGCCCCCGAGGCAGGTAGTCCACCGCAGCCGAGCCGCCGTCCGGCCCTCCGCCGAATCGGCCGCTCACCGCTCCGGCGCTCCGGGCCAGCCCCAACTCCCGCTGTCCCTGCGCCCGCCGGTCGCACCCGAGGCGGTCACCCTCCTCGCCCAGGCCAATCGCGGCCTCGACAACGCGGAAAACGAACACGACCCAGCCGAACGCTTCATCGGTGCCTACCTCGCCGCCCTGCGCGGCGCGGGTGCGGTGCTCGCCGTCCGGGGCCGTCCGCGCCGTGGCCGGGGCCGTCCCGCGAGCGGCTGGGTGCTGCTCGACGCCGTCGCTCCCGAACTGCGCGAATGGTCGGCCTTCTTCGCCGACCATTCCGAAACCCGGGCCGCCGCGGAAGCGGGCATCACCGGTCGCGTCACCGCCGAACTGGCCGCGGGCCTCCTGCAGGCGACCGCCCAGTTCCTCGAATTGGTCCGCCGGGTCGTGCACGGCCTGCCGATGTCCGGGGAAGCTCATGTCGCGTGA
- a CDS encoding YbaK/EbsC family protein, producing the protein MSTHDHPAVAKVTAALGEAGQHAAADGVRVLPAEVRTAAQAAEALGVPVGAIANSLVFRARTSDGAEVALLALTSGAHRAKESRLAELAGVAEVGKADAAFVREHTGQPIGGVAPVGHPERLVTLVDTTLRDYPEVWAAAGHPKSVFPTTFDALVTLTGGTPGELAGEGEDGRL; encoded by the coding sequence GTGAGCACCCACGACCATCCCGCTGTCGCCAAGGTCACCGCCGCGCTGGGCGAGGCCGGGCAGCACGCCGCCGCTGACGGAGTGCGGGTGCTGCCCGCCGAGGTGCGCACTGCCGCGCAGGCCGCGGAGGCGCTCGGCGTGCCGGTGGGCGCTATCGCCAACAGTCTGGTTTTCCGGGCCCGCACGAGCGACGGGGCCGAGGTCGCGTTGCTTGCCCTTACCTCGGGGGCGCATCGGGCGAAGGAGTCCCGGCTGGCGGAACTCGCGGGAGTCGCGGAGGTCGGCAAGGCGGACGCGGCGTTCGTCCGGGAGCACACGGGACAGCCGATCGGGGGCGTCGCTCCGGTCGGGCATCCGGAGCGGCTCGTGACGCTCGTGGACACGACGTTGCGCGACTATCCCGAGGTGTGGGCTGCGGCTGGGCATCCGAAATCGGTCTTCCCGACCACCTTCGACGCACTCGTCACGCTCACCGGGGGCACCCCGGGCGAGCTGGCGGGCGAAGGGGAGGATGGTCGACTGTGA
- a CDS encoding GNAT family N-acetyltransferase, with the protein MTAMSSSGCSRYVQLSADEFRSRLPEALAIYVNAMRYPEGTAEQRAPMWLTHALREGWRCMAALDDNGVLLGVAYGYKGRAGQWWHEQVRHGLTRRAGTEEAERWLTDYFELTEIHVRPENQGKQIGEDLLRRLLDGVPSANVLLSTPEGTSRAWKLYRRMGFVDVLRDYQFTGDPRPFAILGRSLPLEEA; encoded by the coding sequence GTGACCGCCATGTCCTCCTCCGGGTGCTCCCGGTACGTGCAGCTCTCCGCCGACGAGTTCCGCTCCCGGCTGCCGGAAGCGCTGGCGATCTACGTGAACGCGATGCGCTACCCCGAGGGCACGGCCGAGCAGCGCGCGCCGATGTGGCTCACCCACGCGCTGCGCGAGGGCTGGCGCTGCATGGCCGCCCTCGACGACAACGGCGTGCTGCTCGGAGTCGCGTACGGGTACAAGGGCCGAGCCGGGCAGTGGTGGCACGAGCAGGTCCGGCACGGCCTCACCCGCCGCGCGGGTACGGAGGAAGCCGAGCGCTGGCTGACGGACTACTTCGAGCTCACCGAGATCCACGTGCGCCCGGAGAACCAGGGCAAGCAGATCGGCGAGGACCTGCTGCGCCGGCTGCTCGACGGCGTCCCCAGCGCGAACGTCCTGCTCTCCACGCCGGAGGGCACGAGCCGGGCCTGGAAGCTGTACCGGCGCATGGGGTTCGTCGACGTTCTGCGCGACTACCAGTTCACCGGCGATCCGCGGCCGTTCGCGATTCTCGGGCGGTCGCTGCCGCTCGAAGAGGCGTAG
- a CDS encoding DUF3558 family protein, which produces MITENRIFRASALVAGVALLAALAGCGGSTAGTAAAGSPTSEAKPPITDPAVQAAALRTVDPCALLDSKTLGGVGAPDQSSISSSEWGECRVDVKDSGGKTVELVLRVGDQLIMSKDPVEKLEGLPLVVDGDKPGSCWVSVVTSFEQSLGITFQTKSAGDACAPGRAALTKVVQALHNSPPQYKQVPGSVLTTDPCAVAGKQAVETALGQKSFVEPKSLHECDFWSGDGTHYPQVSVHLHQGLPADAGDGQPADLGNGVTAIQKKDADSSVVSCDATWRKVETPKEDEAHGYGEIVSVQFSGEPESGLDTATACTKAVAVAKTVAPSLGHA; this is translated from the coding sequence ATGATCACCGAAAATCGAATATTCCGGGCATCGGCGCTGGTCGCGGGGGTGGCGCTGCTCGCCGCCCTCGCGGGCTGCGGCGGCTCGACCGCGGGCACCGCCGCCGCGGGTTCTCCCACCTCCGAAGCGAAGCCCCCGATCACCGACCCCGCCGTGCAGGCGGCGGCCCTGCGCACCGTGGATCCGTGCGCGCTGCTGGACAGCAAGACCCTCGGCGGAGTCGGCGCCCCGGATCAGTCGAGCATTTCCTCATCCGAATGGGGCGAGTGCCGTGTCGACGTCAAGGACTCCGGCGGCAAGACCGTCGAATTGGTGCTGCGCGTCGGCGACCAGCTGATCATGTCGAAGGACCCGGTCGAGAAGCTCGAAGGCCTTCCGCTGGTCGTCGACGGCGACAAGCCAGGGTCGTGCTGGGTCTCCGTCGTGACGTCGTTCGAACAGTCGCTGGGGATCACCTTCCAGACCAAGTCCGCCGGCGACGCCTGCGCGCCCGGCCGCGCGGCGCTGACCAAGGTGGTGCAGGCCCTGCACAACTCCCCGCCGCAGTACAAGCAGGTGCCCGGCTCCGTGCTGACGACCGATCCGTGCGCGGTGGCGGGAAAGCAGGCCGTGGAGACCGCGCTGGGACAGAAGTCTTTCGTGGAGCCCAAGAGCCTGCACGAATGCGACTTCTGGTCCGGCGACGGCACCCACTACCCGCAGGTGTCGGTGCACCTGCACCAGGGGCTGCCCGCCGACGCCGGAGACGGCCAGCCCGCCGACCTCGGCAATGGCGTCACGGCCATCCAGAAGAAGGACGCGGACAGCAGCGTGGTCAGCTGCGACGCGACCTGGCGCAAGGTCGAAACTCCGAAGGAAGACGAGGCGCACGGGTACGGCGAGATCGTCTCCGTGCAGTTCAGCGGCGAGCCCGAAAGCGGCCTCGACACCGCCACCGCCTGCACGAAGGCGGTCGCCGTGGCCAAGACGGTGGCACCGTCGCTCGGTCACGCCTGA